The Streptomyces sp. NBC_01276 genome contains the following window.
CGGCCCGCGCCCCGGCGGCCCGCAGCGCGGCCACGTCCAGCCCGCCCTCGTCCACGGGTACGCCTACGGTGTCCAGCCCGGCGAACTCCAGCTGCCGGCGCGCTCCGAGCGAGCCGGGGTCCTCCACCGCCACCCCGCGCACGCCGCGCGCGGGCAGTACCTGTGCGAGCAGCCAGAGAGCCTGGGCGACCCCCGCGACCACGACGACCTCGGCGGGGTCCGCGCGGATCCCCCGGTTGCGGGCGAGCCAGCCGGCGACCGCCGCGCGCAGGGCGGGGGCGCCCTGGGGGTCGCCGTAGCCGAAGTCGGCGGGGGTGAGGGCGGCGAGGACCCGGCGCTCGGCCTGGAGCCATGCGGTGCGCGGGAAGGCGGCGAGGTCGGGCACGCCGGGCGAGAGGTCGATCCGGCAGGGCACGGCGCGCAGCGCGTCCACGAGCCCGCCGCGGGAAGGGGCGGCCGGGGGTACCGGGGGCGGGGCCGCGGCCTTCGGGGGCGGGGCGGCGACGACCACGGTGCCGCCCCGGCCGCGGCCGGCCACCTGGCCGGTCTCTGCGAGGCGCTGGTAGGCCTCGGTCACCAGGCCCCGGGAGACCCGGAGTTCGGCGGCGAGGACCCGGCCGGCGGGCAGCCGGCTGCCGACGGGCAGGGTGCCGTCGGCGATGGCGGCGCGCAGGCGGTCGGCGAGCCAGGCGGTGCGGCCGCCGGGCGGGGCCTGCCCGATGTCGAGCTGGAGGAAGTCGGAGCCGCTTTTGGACCCCTGATCGGCGCCTTCTTTGGACCTGCTCACCGGACCATTGTGCCCTCAGGCTGGACGGCATGAGCACCTCCGCGACATCCGCCTCACCGTCCGTGGCGCCGACGCCCTCCGTCTCCCCGCGCGACCTGGTTCCCGGCGTCATCGGCATGGCCCTGGTCGGCAGCAGCGTCACCGTCTCCCGGTCCCTGGTCGGGGCCCCGCTGTTCGCCTCGCAGGCGGTCCGGTACGCGGCCGCCGCCCTGATCCTGGTGGCCCTCGCGCGGGTCGCGCGGGTGCCGTTGGTGCGGCCCCGGGGGCGGGAGTGGCTGTGGCTGGCCGGGATCGCGGCGACGGGCCTGGTGCTGTTCAACGTGGCCGTCGTACGGGGTGTCGCGCACGCCGAGCCCGCCGTGATCGCCGTCGCCGTGGCCTCCGTACCGATCCTGCTCGGGCTCGTCGGCCCGTTGCTGGAGGGGCGCCGGCCCAGCCGTCGGGTGCTGCTGGCGGCGCCGGTCGTGGTGGCGGGGGCGGTACTGGTCGAGGGGACCGGGCGCACCGATGCCGTCGGGGTGGGGTGGGCCGCGCTGGCACTGGCCTGCGAGGCGGGCTTCACCCTGCTCGCGGTGCCGGTGCTGGGGCGTCACGGCGCGTGGGGGGTGTCCGTGCACGCGGTGTGGCTGGGGGCGGTGATGCTGGCGGGACTCGCGGTGTTCGCGGGCGGGCCCGCTTCCGGGCCGGCATCCGGGCCGACGGCGTTCACGGCCGGGCTCGGGGCGCTCACGGCCGGGCAGTGGGCGGCGGTCGGGTACCTGGCGGTGCTCGTGACGGCGGTGGCCTTCCTGCTCTGGTACCGGACGGTGGCGGCCGTGGGATCCGGCCGGGCCGGATTGCTGGCGGGGGTCGCACCGCTCGCGGCGGCGGGCGCGGGGATGCTCGGCGGCGGCGGGACACCGGGCCCGGCGGTGTGGCTGGGCCTGGTGGTGGTGATCGCCGGGCTGGCGCTCGGGCTGCGCCGCGGGGACGCCCGGGGCTGATCCGCCGCCCGCCCCTCACGGGCCCGCCGGGACGGCTTCCCCCCGCCCGTCGGGCCCGCCGGGTTGCCGGGTTGCCGGGGGGAGGGGAGCTCAGGCGGGCCTGTGGGCGTAGCAGAAGAGGTGCTCCTCGGGACCGGCGAGGGGATCGGCGGGGCGGAAGGAAGCGGTGTGGTGGCGCAGCACTTCCAGGCCCGCGCCGGCGAGCCGCTCCAGGTGCTGTTGCGTGGAGAGACTGCTGACGGTGACCCGGTGGCCCATCCACTCGATGTCGAGGCCGCGGATGTCGCCGGGCACCGTGGCCAGCACGAAGTAGCCGCCGGGGGCGACCCAGGACGCCATCCGCTCCAGGGCCGCGGCCACCTCCGGCTGGTCCATGACCAGCAGCGGGAAGAAGGAGCACACGGCGTCGTACCCGTGCGGGCCGGGCGGCACGTACGTACGCACGTCGGCCTGCTCGAAACGGGCTCCGGGGACCCGGGCGCGGGCCGCCTCGACCATGGCCGCCGAGACGTCGATCCCGGTGACCTCGCAGCCGGCCCGGACGAGCCGGTCGGCGGTGGGCCGGCCGGTGCCGCTGCCCACGTCCAGCACCCGTGCCCCGCGGGGCAGGCGGGCCGCCAGCCAGTCGAGGGCCTCGATCTGTCCCGGCACCTCGCCGAACAGTTCCTCGTAGCGCTCCCCCAGCGCGTCGAACACCTCTGCCGCTGACTCGCGTCGGTCCATGGCCCCTCCTCGTCCGATCCCCGGCCCGGGGTGCCACCGTACCCAGGGGGCCCGGTGGCCGGAGGCGGGTTCGGCGAGCGGCTCAGGCCGAGGCGGGCACCAGGACCACGGCCGTTCCGTAGGCGCACACCTCGGTCCCGACGTCGGCGGCGTCCGTCACGTCGAAGCGCATCATCAGCACCGCGTTCGCGCCCCGCGCCTTGGCCTGCTCGATGAGCCGTTCCATGGCCTGGTTGCGGGTCTGCACGAGGGTCTTGGTGAGGCCCTTCAGCTCACCGCCGATCATGGACTTCAGGCCCGCGCCGATCTGGCTGCCGAGGTGCCGGGAGCGGACGGTCAGCCCGAACACCTCCCCGATGACCTGCTCCACCCGGTAACCGGGAACGTCGTTGGTGGTCACGACCAGTACACCGGTCTGCTGGGCGCCGGGCCCGCCGCCGTAGTCTTCGATACCCATGCGCCCCACTCTGGCCCCGGCCCCGGCCGGGCGCATCCGGGACGCGCCGCGGGGCGCTGCGTCGACGTGTTCGACGCGGCCCGTGCCGTCGGCCGGATCACAACGAGCCCGCTACGTCCCGTCCCTGTGGCTGCTGCGGAACCGAAGGAGGTCCGCACGGGCCGCTCCCCGGCCGTGTCACATCACAAGGACCGCGGCAGATGCCGTATTTGACCGCCGGTGGGGCTTCGGCCACGCGGCCGTGCCGGGGGTGCATTTCGTCCACGTGCCGGGACAGGACGTCCTTGAAGCACTGCGCGCGCCGTAGCTCCCGGCTGTCCGTGTAGTGC
Protein-coding sequences here:
- a CDS encoding PLP-dependent aminotransferase family protein; protein product: MSRSKEGADQGSKSGSDFLQLDIGQAPPGGRTAWLADRLRAAIADGTLPVGSRLPAGRVLAAELRVSRGLVTEAYQRLAETGQVAGRGRGGTVVVAAPPPKAAAPPPVPPAAPSRGGLVDALRAVPCRIDLSPGVPDLAAFPRTAWLQAERRVLAALTPADFGYGDPQGAPALRAAVAGWLARNRGIRADPAEVVVVAGVAQALWLLAQVLPARGVRGVAVEDPGSLGARRQLEFAGLDTVGVPVDEGGLDVAALRAAGARAVLLTPAHQFPTGVVLDGERRRELLDWAAAGGVVIEDDYDAEHRYDRAPVPALRALLPEAVCYAGSVSKLLAPALRLGWLLVPPGLREEVVAAKRHADLGNPVLAQLVLARLMDSGELERHLRHLRRRHRGRRDAMLRAVAGLLPGARVHGAAAGLHLMVTFDGASFDDTALASAALALGVKTHPLSWHRLRPGPPGLVLGYAAGPAGEIEEGVALLGRALRGLTDTGRQDRTG
- a CDS encoding DMT family transporter, whose translation is MSTSATSASPSVAPTPSVSPRDLVPGVIGMALVGSSVTVSRSLVGAPLFASQAVRYAAAALILVALARVARVPLVRPRGREWLWLAGIAATGLVLFNVAVVRGVAHAEPAVIAVAVASVPILLGLVGPLLEGRRPSRRVLLAAPVVVAGAVLVEGTGRTDAVGVGWAALALACEAGFTLLAVPVLGRHGAWGVSVHAVWLGAVMLAGLAVFAGGPASGPASGPTAFTAGLGALTAGQWAAVGYLAVLVTAVAFLLWYRTVAAVGSGRAGLLAGVAPLAAAGAGMLGGGGTPGPAVWLGLVVVIAGLALGLRRGDARG
- a CDS encoding class I SAM-dependent methyltransferase → MDRRESAAEVFDALGERYEELFGEVPGQIEALDWLAARLPRGARVLDVGSGTGRPTADRLVRAGCEVTGIDVSAAMVEAARARVPGARFEQADVRTYVPPGPHGYDAVCSFFPLLVMDQPEVAAALERMASWVAPGGYFVLATVPGDIRGLDIEWMGHRVTVSSLSTQQHLERLAGAGLEVLRHHTASFRPADPLAGPEEHLFCYAHRPA
- a CDS encoding YbjQ family protein; amino-acid sequence: MGIEDYGGGPGAQQTGVLVVTTNDVPGYRVEQVIGEVFGLTVRSRHLGSQIGAGLKSMIGGELKGLTKTLVQTRNQAMERLIEQAKARGANAVLMMRFDVTDAADVGTEVCAYGTAVVLVPASA